The following DNA comes from Methanothermus fervidus DSM 2088.
CATCAGAAGCAGACATTGTCCTTAAAAATGATTCTATTTTAAAAAACAAAATTGGGAAGAAAATAGGATCTGAATTAGTTACAATAATTGATGATCCAACTACTAATGGATTTGGATATTATGTATATGATTCTGAAGGTGTGAAGGCATCTCCAACAACAATTATGAAAAATGGTATTTTAAAATCCTTTATAAATTCCAGAGAGACTGCTTATCAATTAAATATGAATCCTACTGGAAATGCAAGAGCAGCTTTTGGCCACGAACCTCTTGTTAGAATGAGTAATACTTATTTGAAGCCCCGAGATCAAAGCTTCGATGAATTAATTGAAGATGTTAAAGAAGGAGTATATCTAAAAGGTTCAAGAGGAGGACAAGTAGATACTACTCGAGGTACATTCCAATTTAATGCTGAGAGATCATTTAAAATTGAAAATGGGAGGATAACTACTCCATTAAGAGATGTATCGATGTCTGGTAATATACTAGAAGTTCTTAAAAACGTCGATGCTGTTGGCTCAGATTTTAAAATTAATGCTGGTTTTTGTGGAAAATATGGACAGACAGTAGCCGTAGGTGATGGGGGCCCACACATAAGAATTAAAAATGTGTTGATAGGTGGAAAAAATGTTATCTGAAGAAGAAGGTGAATTTTTAATAAAATTAGCAAGAAAAAGTATAGAAGAATATGTAAAGAATGGTAAAAAAATAGATCCTCCAAAAGAACTTCCTAAATCACTAACAGAGAAGAGAGGAGTATTTGTAACATTGAAAAAAAATGGTGAGTTGAGAGGTTGTATTGGATATCCAGAGCCAATAAAACCTTTGGCAGAGGCAACAATTGATTCTGCAATATCTTCTGCGACATCTGACCCAAGATTTCCACCACTTAAGCCTGCAGAATTAAAAGAGATATCTATTGAGGTAAGTGTTTTAACAAAACCAAAACTTGTGGAAGTAGAAAATCCACAAGAATATCTCAAAAAAATAAAAATAGGTAAGGATGGTATAATTGTTGAAAAAGGCTTTAACAAGGGTTTATTACTACCACAAGTTCCAGTAGAACAGAATTGGGATGTAGAAGAATTTTTATGCAATGCATGCATGAAAGCAGGATTGCCACCTGATTGTTGGTTTGATTCTGAAACTCGGATATATAAGTTTCAAGCACAGATATTTGAGGAGAAATAAATGTGATAATACCGGACATACCTACCTACAAAGAAATTTTAGATAAAGCATTTAGTAGAGCTAGGAAATCTGGAGAAAAATTAAGGACGCTTAGAATACCAAGAAATGTGAAATATAGACGTATAGAAGAGACTAAAATTCAAACTGCATGTGATGTAATGATTTCTACCCTTAAACGTATTTTGGATAAGACACCAATAATTGATGAACTTCCAGAATTTTATCAAGATTATATTGATGTTACTGTAGGCATTGATGAATTAAAGAAATCTCTAGGTGCTATAAATCGAGCAATTAAAATAATATCACAATTAAAAAGAGAATACACAAAGCGTATAAAATTTTCAAGTCCTAAAGAAGCATATAAATTAAGAAGGGAAATATATGGGAGAATATCTTCCGTTATAAAAGAAATAAAAGATGATCTTGATTTTTTAGATTTTGCAAAAAATAGGTTAAAAAACATGCCTACTATAGATTTTGATGCAGTAACTGTTGTAATTGCAGGTTATCCAAATGTAGGTAAATCAACTTTGTTAAGAAAACTTACTGGAGCAAATCCTGAAGTTGCTGAATATCCTTTCACAACGAAAGGTATACAGATAGGGTATAGAAAAATTGGGTGGGGAAAACTACAGGTTGTGGATACTCCAGGATTGTTGGATAGACCTGTAGATAAAATGAATGAAATAGAATTACAAGCGTTAGTAGCTCTTGAAAACCTTGCAGATCTTATGATTTTCATTTTTGATCCCTCTGAAACTTGTGGATACCCATTAGAAAAACAATTTGCATTATATAAAAATTTAAGGAAAGTTTTTAATGTTCCTATAATTTCTGTTTTTAATAAAATAGATTTGGTAGAAAATCTTAAATATTTGAAAAAATATATTAACAAAGTAGAAAATCCAATTTTAGTATCTGCTACAGAAGGAAAAGGACTAAAAAAATTAATAGCTAAGTTGGAGGAATTGTATGAAAGATTGGAAAGAAAAATTTGGAAAACCTGAAGAGTTCTTCAGGAGGAGAGGCTTTATGATAGATAAAATGATGGAAGACATGATAAACACAATGAAAAAGATGCATGAAGAGTTTGAAAGAAGATTGTCAGAATATACAGAATTTTTACCAGCTAAACCTTCTGTTGACGTTATTGATGCTGAAGACAAGATAATAGTTAAAACTGATCTTCCTGGTGTAAAAAAGGAAGATT
Coding sequences within:
- a CDS encoding small GTP-binding protein (COGs: COG1084 GTPase~InterPro IPR005225: IPR002917: IPR006073~KEGG: mth:MTH858 GTP1/OBG family GTP-binding protein~PFAM: GTP-binding protein HSR1-related~SPTR: O26946 GTP-binding protein, GTP1/OBG family~TIGRFAM: small GTP-binding protein~PFAM: Nucleolar GTP-binding protein 1 (NOG1)~TIGRFAM: small GTP-binding protein domain); translation: MIIPDIPTYKEILDKAFSRARKSGEKLRTLRIPRNVKYRRIEETKIQTACDVMISTLKRILDKTPIIDELPEFYQDYIDVTVGIDELKKSLGAINRAIKIISQLKREYTKRIKFSSPKEAYKLRREIYGRISSVIKEIKDDLDFLDFAKNRLKNMPTIDFDAVTVVIAGYPNVGKSTLLRKLTGANPEVAEYPFTTKGIQIGYRKIGWGKLQVVDTPGLLDRPVDKMNEIELQALVALENLADLMIFIFDPSETCGYPLEKQFALYKNLRKVFNVPIISVFNKIDLVENLKYLKKYINKVENPILVSATEGKGLKKLIAKLEELYERLERKIWKT
- a CDS encoding heat shock protein Hsp20 (COGs: COG0071 Molecular chaperone (small heat shock protein)~InterPro IPR008978: IPR002068~KEGG: mth:MTH859 heat shock protein, class I~PFAM: heat shock protein Hsp20~SPTR: O26947 Heat shock protein, class I~PFAM: Hsp20/alpha crystallin family), which gives rise to MKDWKEKFGKPEEFFRRRGFMIDKMMEDMINTMKKMHEEFERRLSEYTEFLPAKPSVDVIDAEDKIIVKTDLPGVKKEDLDVKVSEDTVTISANVREELEVEKGNYFKKERRYGEAHREVKLPAKVKPKEAKAKFENGVLTIEIPKKEVKEKVSVKIE
- a CDS encoding AMMECR1 domain protein (COGs: COG2078 conserved hypothetical protein~InterPro IPR002733~KEGG: mth:MTH857 hypothetical protein~PFAM: AMMECR1 domain protein~SPTR: O26945 Protein MTH_857~PFAM: AMMECR1~TIGRFAM: uncharacterized protein, PH0010 family), translating into MLSEEEGEFLIKLARKSIEEYVKNGKKIDPPKELPKSLTEKRGVFVTLKKNGELRGCIGYPEPIKPLAEATIDSAISSATSDPRFPPLKPAELKEISIEVSVLTKPKLVEVENPQEYLKKIKIGKDGIIVEKGFNKGLLLPQVPVEQNWDVEEFLCNACMKAGLPPDCWFDSETRIYKFQAQIFEEK